One segment of Cottoperca gobio chromosome 24, fCotGob3.1, whole genome shotgun sequence DNA contains the following:
- the rsph3 gene encoding radial spoke head protein 3 homolog has protein sequence MAFVSHSQRDTNGSYTFSSRPRPVENRSKYREPPSEQTHSNYGNIMYDRRVVRGNTYAQHIIPTAAQLDPSEIQRQQEIRRRAISEKRAREQFISRTPEALQGRKHIDVQTDLYLEELSDVIVATDIECQTDAFLDKPATPLFIPAKSGKDVETQIEEGELFDFDREVQSVLEVLVGKTIEQSLEEVMEEEELACLRATQRAFEELRNNELAEVLRLQEQERRHSKEKERRISQQKEVLKKERETAEKIAARAYTQQYLADLFPAVFTSLRRDGYFYDPVEKDIETNFFPWLTSEVNKSLEKRFTARALLDTIICDVAQNRLEAFKDTQ, from the exons ATGGCTTTTGTTTCACACAGTCAGAGAGATACAAACGGAAGTTACACCTTCTCCAGCCGGCCCAGACCTGTTGAGAACCGCTCCAAATACAGAGAGCCTCCGTCTGAACA GACGCACAGTAATTATGGAAACATTATGTATGACCGTCGTGTTGTCAGAGGAAACACTTACGCCCAACACATCATACCAACT GCCGCTCAGCTGGACCCTAGTGAAATACAAAGACAGCAGGAGATCAGGCGGAGAGCCATTTCTGAAAAACGAGCCAGGGAGCAGTTTATATCGAGGACGCCTGAAGCCCTGCAGGGcagaaaacacattgatgtACAAACAG ATCTTTATCTCGAAGAATTGAGTGATGTTATAGTGGCTACAGACATCGAGTGCCAGACTGATGCTTTCCTGGACAAACCGGCAACACCGCTCTTCATACCTGCCAAATCTGGCAAAGATGTCGAAACCCAGATAGAGGAGGGAGAG TTGTTTGACTTTGACAGGGAGGTGCAGTCGGTGTTGGAGGTCCTGGTGGGTAAGACAATAGAGCAGTCTctggaggaggtgatggaggaggaggagctggccTGTCTGAGGGCCACGCAGAGGGCCTTCGAAGAGCTCCGAAATAACGAGCTGGCAGAGGTGTTGCGTCTTCAGGAGCAGGAGAGACGCCACAGTAAAGAGAAA GAGCGTAGAATTTCCCAGCAGAAGGAGGtgctgaagaaagaaagagagacggcAGAGAAGATTGCTGCCCGGGCGTACACCCAGCAGTACCTGGCTGACCTCTTCCCTGCGGTCTTTACCTCGCTGAGAAGAGACGGATACTTTTATGACCCCGTGGAGAAAG ATATTGAGACTAATTTCTTCCCATGGCTGACGTCTGAGGTTAACAAGAGTTTGGAGAAGAGATTCACAGCAAGAGCGCTGCTGGACA ctaTCATCTGTGACGTCGCCCAGAACAGACTGGAGGCGTTcaaagacacacagtga
- the tagapb gene encoding T cell activation RhoGTPase activating protein b isoform X1, with the protein MVLAFCFSLNRSTASYRLKHRVSLEDVWIYGFEDELEEEEGCTGDINLRVTLVLAWDLTFCLVCFCSPEVKERWLDTLHRKIKDAKARAGCACSPPDVLMRVLSGSIATKTLTGGVMEHFIEFPLDGDAKISAVSKQLANQEDKPPIDIKWNLVRKLRSKSCRSATDTKIQLFGQPLLKICPDERSLPKPVTEVLVLLRKRGPSTEGVFRKPCNSKNMRHIREQLNSGLEVDLKGEPVVLLVGLLKSFLKELPGSLLVSDLYDKWMTALNNEDTQQRAPEIRKVVDDLPPLNKLLTQHLVCVLHHILENADNNKMDAYNLAVCIAPTLLQLDGTPLDEQKEKMKKVTELTQFLIEHCEILGENIPNLLDTDEADSLTSQHHDSAYDSMDPDGDGEAGGSTSSTHGESGSSSSLSFTTSSWPADARFNMKPLNRRCSEPILLLSADLESLCSHSRSHDDCSVERRHFEEQPLKKQISDDSFLLKAQGGVRQVLSFPKLSSSSNMDSLPYMAGNCSCSSLESAASNQSEGSVFTSSPVTSPACSRRAKTTNHSLMPAKAQLDIPRPIPDEKKRSQSMRVASKVLMRTRSLGAFSRNSVKKDSQKENSFPCETLQEDSQSEADPPAELLHKPRPLSAIEVFKQVDSKLPCRPPSYKQAMRNSGSPPQYGSMTVHDAIVLERRSRPSSVNYDFPPTCSVNQYRDCFAQAAQDNVDGVELRQPFRQRAMSESVSAGRREAVSRRCSQSVFEECSYTKESYV; encoded by the exons CTCGCCTGAGGTGAAAGAACGCTGGTTAGATACTCTTCACAG AAAAATTAAAGACGCAAAAGCGAGAGCTGGTTGTGCTTGTTCCCCTCCAGACGTCCTCATGAGGGTTTTGAGTGGCAGCATCGCA ACTAAAACTCTAACAGGAGGTGTCATGGAGCATTTCATTGAGTTTCCACTTGAc GGCGATGCAAAGATCTCTGCAGTGTCAAAGCAGTTGGCTAACCAGGAGGACAAGCCTCCCATTG ATATCAAGTGGAACCTGGTGAGGAAGCTCAGGAGCAAATCATGCCGATCAGCAACCGACACCAAGATTCAGCTGTTTGGACAGCCCCTCCTCAAGATATGCCCAGACGAACGCTCACTTCCTAAACCAGTCACA GAGGTGCTGGTGTTGCTGAGGAAGAGAGGGCCGTCTACAGAGGGAGTGTTTCGTAAACCTTGCAACAGCAAGAACATGCGGCACATCAGAGAGCAGCTCAACAGCGGCCTGGAGGTGGACCTCAAGGGCGAGCCGGTCGTCCTGCTCGTCGGGCTGCTCAAA AGTTTTCTGAAGGAACTTCCTGGCAGCCTGCTGGTGTCTGACCTTTATGACAAGTGGATGACGGCTCTGAACAATGAAGACACCCAGCAGAGAGCTCCGGAAATCAGAAA AGTGGTAGACGACCTCCCGCCGCTCAACAAACTCCTCACGCAGCATCTAGTCTGCGTCCTCCATCACATCCTCGAGAACGCCGACAACAATAAGATGGACGCCTACAACCTGGCGGTGTGTATCGCCCCcacgctgctgcagctggacgGCACCCCGCTGGATGAGCAGaaggaaaagatgaagaag GTCACAGAGCTAACTCAGTTCCTGATTGAACATTGTGAGATACTTGGAGAGAATATCCCAAATCTGCTGGATACTGATGAAG CAGACTCCCTGACCTCTCAGCATCATGACTCTGCGTATGACAGCATGGACccagatggagatggagaggcaGGAGGGAGTACCAGCTCCACACATGGAGAGAGCGGCTCGTCCTCCTCTCTCAGCTTCACAACCTCCTCCTGGCCAGCTGATGCCAGGTTCAACATGAAACCATTAAACCGTCGCTGCTCTGagcccatcctcctcctctcagctgATCTGGAGAGCCTGTGCAGCCACTCCAGGAGCCACGACGACTGCTCGGTGGAGAGGAGGCACTTTGAGGAGCAGCCACTTAAAAAGCAGATCTCAGACGACTCCTTCTTGCTCAAGGCACAAGGTGGAGTAAGGCAAGTGTTGTCTTTTCCGAAACTGAGCAGCAGCTCCAACATGGATTCACTGCCCTACATGGCAGGAAACTGCTCATGCTCTTCCCTTGAGAGCGCTGCCTCTAATCAGTCGGAAGGCTCCGTTTTCACCAGCTCCCCTGTGACGTCGCCAGCCTGCTCCAGGAGAGCAAAAACCACCAACCATTCTTTAATGCCTGCAAAAGCTCAGCTGGACATTCCAAGACCCATCCCAGACGAGAAGAAGCGTTCACAGTCCATGAGAGTGGCCAGTAAAGTCCTAATGAGGACCAGGAGCTTAGGAGCCTTCAGCAGGAACAGCGTGAAGAAAGACTCTCAGAAGGAAAACTCCTTCCCTTGTGAAACTCTCCAGGAGGACTCTCAGAGTGAAGCAGATCCACCAGCTGAGCTTCTGCACAAACCGCGCCCTCTGTCCGCCATTGAAGTGTTCAAGCAGGTGGACAGCAAGCTGCCCTGCAGGCCTCCGTCATACAAGCAGGCTATGCGGAACTCGGGTTCTCCTCCACAGTACGGATCAATGACTGTACACGACGCCATAGTGCTGGAGAGAAGGTCCCGTCCATCCTCTGTAAATTATGACTTCCCCCCTACCTGTTCTGTCAATCAGTACAGAGACTGTTTCGCTCAAGCAGCACAGGACAACGTCGACGGCGTCGAGCTGCGGCAGCCTTTCCGCCAGAGAGCCATGTCCGAGTCTGTGTCTGCAGGTCGTCGCGAGGCTGTGTCACGGAGATGCAGCCAGTCTGTGTTTGAGGAATGTTCTTACACCAAGGAGTCTTATGTTTGA